The following proteins come from a genomic window of Salvia hispanica cultivar TCC Black 2014 chromosome 4, UniMelb_Shisp_WGS_1.0, whole genome shotgun sequence:
- the LOC125222748 gene encoding signal recognition particle 9 kDa protein-like: MVYIESWDDFVEKSVQLFRSDPEKTRYAMKYRHCDGKLVLKVTDDRECIKFKTDQAQDARKMEKFNNIFFTLMARGPDADISEGGGKEQAEAQPARRGRGRKQQ; encoded by the exons ATGGTTTACATTGAATCGTGGGATGATTTCGTGGAAAAGTCCGTCCAATTGTTCCGATCCGATCCCGAAAAG ACTCGTTATGCCATGAAATACAGGCATTGTGATGGCAAATTGGTTCTCAAGGTCACCGATGATAGAGAG tgtatcaaatttaagACAGACCAAGCACAGGATGCAAGGAAGATGGAGAAGTTCAATAACATCTTCTTTACTTTGATGGCTCGGGGACCTGATG CCGACATATCCGAAGGTGGTGGAAAAGAACAAGCTGAAGCACAGCCAGCCaggagaggaagaggaaggaaGCAGCAATAG
- the LOC125219786 gene encoding GABA transporter 1-like isoform X3, whose product MAEERSQTPITDKDDQPQSSKGSWAQAAFHVATTIATPAAYAPLPFAVASLGWPLGVVSLVGGTLSTWYSSLLIASLWRWDGNSHTTYTLLAKSIYGSWGYWSIAFFQQVASLGNNIAIQIAAGSSLKAVYKHYDPNGGLKLQHFIVFFGGFELALSQFPDIHSLRWLNALCTLSTIGFATTVIGVTVYSGTRGDRSMVTYGLDGSSSKKVFRRFNALGAIAFSFGDAMLPEIQSTVREPVKANMYKGVSSAYSVIAVTYWQIAFLGYWAFGAGVEPYIVASLTTPQWTLVVANLFAFVQILGCYQANICIL is encoded by the exons ATGGCGGAGGAGAGGTCTCAAACTCCCATCACCGACAAAGACGACCAACCGCAATCATCCAAAGGCAGCTGGGCCCAAGCCGCCTTCCACGTGGCCACCACCATCGCCACCCCCGCCGCCTACGCCCCTCTCCCCTTCGCCGTCGCCTCTCTCGGCTGGCCTCTCGGGGTGGTGAGTCTAGTTGGAGGGACTCTCTCCACATGGTATTCAAGTCTCCTCATTGCTTCCCTTTGGAGATGGGATGGCAACTCCCACACCACCTACACACTTCTTGCCAAATCCATCTATG GATCATGGGGTTACTGGTCTATTGCCTTTTTCCAGCAGGTGGCTTCTCTTGGTAACAACATAGCCATCCAAATTGCTGCTGGCAGCAGCCTCAAG GCAGTGTACAAACACTATGATCCAAATGGTGGCTTGAAGCTGCAGCATTTCATAGTCTTCTTCGGTGGATTCGAGCTCGCCCTCTCTCAGTTCCCGGACATCCACTCGCTGAGGTGGCTGAACGCTCTCTGCACCCTGAGCACCATCGGCTTTGCCACCACTGTCATTGGGGTGACCGTGTATAGCG GGACCAGGGGGGATCGGAGCATGGTCACGTATGGCTTGGATGGGAGCTCGTCTAAGAAGGTGTTTAGGCGCTTCAACGCGCTAGGAGCAATCGCCTTCTCGTTTGGAGATGCAATGCTCCCGGAGATACAA AGCACGGTGAGGGAGCCGGTGAAGGCGAATATGTACAAAGGCGTATCGTCTGCGTACTCTGTCATTGCTGTGACCTACTGGCAGATAGCGTTTCTGGGCTATTGGGCGTTTGGTGCGGGCGTTGAGCCTTATATCGTGGCTTCTCTGACGACGCCTCAATGGACTCTCGTCGTTGCCAATCTCTTTGCATTTGTTCAGATTCTGGGATGCTATCAG GCCAACATATGCATACTTTGA
- the LOC125219786 gene encoding GABA transporter 1-like isoform X1 — translation MAEERSQTPITDKDDQPQSSKGSWAQAAFHVATTIATPAAYAPLPFAVASLGWPLGVVSLVGGTLSTWYSSLLIASLWRWDGNSHTTYTLLAKSIYGSWGYWSIAFFQQVASLGNNIAIQIAAGSSLKAVYKHYDPNGGLKLQHFIVFFGGFELALSQFPDIHSLRWLNALCTLSTIGFATTVIGVTVYSGTRGDRSMVTYGLDGSSSKKVFRRFNALGAIAFSFGDAMLPEIQSTVREPVKANMYKGVSSAYSVIAVTYWQIAFLGYWAFGAGVEPYIVASLTTPQWTLVVANLFAFVQILGCYQIYCRPTYAYFEGMENRLRGCVYRLVYTFAYVALITLVSLAMPFFGDFVSICGAVGFTPLDFVFPVVAYMKAGKMPRSRNLRLPLLLFNAGIAVWFSIVAVLGCVGAVRYIIQDTRTYNFFHDM, via the exons ATGGCGGAGGAGAGGTCTCAAACTCCCATCACCGACAAAGACGACCAACCGCAATCATCCAAAGGCAGCTGGGCCCAAGCCGCCTTCCACGTGGCCACCACCATCGCCACCCCCGCCGCCTACGCCCCTCTCCCCTTCGCCGTCGCCTCTCTCGGCTGGCCTCTCGGGGTGGTGAGTCTAGTTGGAGGGACTCTCTCCACATGGTATTCAAGTCTCCTCATTGCTTCCCTTTGGAGATGGGATGGCAACTCCCACACCACCTACACACTTCTTGCCAAATCCATCTATG GATCATGGGGTTACTGGTCTATTGCCTTTTTCCAGCAGGTGGCTTCTCTTGGTAACAACATAGCCATCCAAATTGCTGCTGGCAGCAGCCTCAAG GCAGTGTACAAACACTATGATCCAAATGGTGGCTTGAAGCTGCAGCATTTCATAGTCTTCTTCGGTGGATTCGAGCTCGCCCTCTCTCAGTTCCCGGACATCCACTCGCTGAGGTGGCTGAACGCTCTCTGCACCCTGAGCACCATCGGCTTTGCCACCACTGTCATTGGGGTGACCGTGTATAGCG GGACCAGGGGGGATCGGAGCATGGTCACGTATGGCTTGGATGGGAGCTCGTCTAAGAAGGTGTTTAGGCGCTTCAACGCGCTAGGAGCAATCGCCTTCTCGTTTGGAGATGCAATGCTCCCGGAGATACAA AGCACGGTGAGGGAGCCGGTGAAGGCGAATATGTACAAAGGCGTATCGTCTGCGTACTCTGTCATTGCTGTGACCTACTGGCAGATAGCGTTTCTGGGCTATTGGGCGTTTGGTGCGGGCGTTGAGCCTTATATCGTGGCTTCTCTGACGACGCCTCAATGGACTCTCGTCGTTGCCAATCTCTTTGCATTTGTTCAGATTCTGGGATGCTATCAG ATTTACTGCAGGCCAACATATGCATACTTTGAAGGGATGGAGAACAGGCTCCGTGGCTGTGTGTATCGCCTTGTGTACACCTTTGCGTACGTTGCTCTGATAACGCTCGTTTCCTTAGCCATGCCGTTCTTTGGGGACTTTGTTTCTATATGTGGAGCTGTTGGCTTTACGCCCTTGGATTTTGTCTTCCCCGTTGTGGCTTACATGAAGGCGGGTAAGATGCCGAGGAGCAGGAATCTTCGCCTCCCATTGCTACTCTTCAACGCGGGTATTGCTGTCTGGTTTTCGATAGTTGCGGTGCTGGGTTGCGTCGGAGCAGTCAGATACATCATCCAGGATACTAGGACATACAACTTCTTTCATGATATGTGA
- the LOC125219786 gene encoding GABA transporter 1-like isoform X2 — protein sequence MATPTPPTHFLPNPSMQVASLGNNIAIQIAAGSSLKAVYKHYDPNGGLKLQHFIVFFGGFELALSQFPDIHSLRWLNALCTLSTIGFATTVIGVTVYSGTRGDRSMVTYGLDGSSSKKVFRRFNALGAIAFSFGDAMLPEIQSTVREPVKANMYKGVSSAYSVIAVTYWQIAFLGYWAFGAGVEPYIVASLTTPQWTLVVANLFAFVQILGCYQIYCRPTYAYFEGMENRLRGCVYRLVYTFAYVALITLVSLAMPFFGDFVSICGAVGFTPLDFVFPVVAYMKAGKMPRSRNLRLPLLLFNAGIAVWFSIVAVLGCVGAVRYIIQDTRTYNFFHDM from the exons ATGGCAACTCCCACACCACCTACACACTTCTTGCCAAATCCATCTATG CAGGTGGCTTCTCTTGGTAACAACATAGCCATCCAAATTGCTGCTGGCAGCAGCCTCAAG GCAGTGTACAAACACTATGATCCAAATGGTGGCTTGAAGCTGCAGCATTTCATAGTCTTCTTCGGTGGATTCGAGCTCGCCCTCTCTCAGTTCCCGGACATCCACTCGCTGAGGTGGCTGAACGCTCTCTGCACCCTGAGCACCATCGGCTTTGCCACCACTGTCATTGGGGTGACCGTGTATAGCG GGACCAGGGGGGATCGGAGCATGGTCACGTATGGCTTGGATGGGAGCTCGTCTAAGAAGGTGTTTAGGCGCTTCAACGCGCTAGGAGCAATCGCCTTCTCGTTTGGAGATGCAATGCTCCCGGAGATACAA AGCACGGTGAGGGAGCCGGTGAAGGCGAATATGTACAAAGGCGTATCGTCTGCGTACTCTGTCATTGCTGTGACCTACTGGCAGATAGCGTTTCTGGGCTATTGGGCGTTTGGTGCGGGCGTTGAGCCTTATATCGTGGCTTCTCTGACGACGCCTCAATGGACTCTCGTCGTTGCCAATCTCTTTGCATTTGTTCAGATTCTGGGATGCTATCAG ATTTACTGCAGGCCAACATATGCATACTTTGAAGGGATGGAGAACAGGCTCCGTGGCTGTGTGTATCGCCTTGTGTACACCTTTGCGTACGTTGCTCTGATAACGCTCGTTTCCTTAGCCATGCCGTTCTTTGGGGACTTTGTTTCTATATGTGGAGCTGTTGGCTTTACGCCCTTGGATTTTGTCTTCCCCGTTGTGGCTTACATGAAGGCGGGTAAGATGCCGAGGAGCAGGAATCTTCGCCTCCCATTGCTACTCTTCAACGCGGGTATTGCTGTCTGGTTTTCGATAGTTGCGGTGCTGGGTTGCGTCGGAGCAGTCAGATACATCATCCAGGATACTAGGACATACAACTTCTTTCATGATATGTGA